One segment of Fimbriiglobus ruber DNA contains the following:
- a CDS encoding NYN domain-containing protein: protein MKSHRVGDGERILAVFIDFENLALGFGNRRDRFNIEKVLERLVEKGKIVAKKAYADWSRFGFFTSELHESAVELIEIPKRVMTGKNSADIRMCVDAMDLAYSKDHIDTFVVVSGDSDFSPLVSKLKELGKHVIGLGLADSTSNLLRDNCDEFIYYEDLDRAPITPLAENVAIPETKRKAFALMLDSLLALRRENKEVIFSSMVKDTMKRKKPSFNEEYHGYRTFSELLEDAQRFGILELERHKNSGTYVVTRFESEPKTGTGSGVLAPAARVPLALPGPVKPAVVAPAPRPPLAITPPTRPVAPPPAPPAKTPAANGSRERPAVEPRGTRPAARPAARQPEPLASEPPPPPRKVVTLPSRPIPVPVPPPVEVEEEDDEDRVPLGRALIDELDEDDFDDIPSYMSRKPAPASSTKIPPVVGTKPAPKQAPVKPASAKPAASPARGAKPAKAPAASGERAKTPRKTAAGEPPAKAAKPIRAQEPKPQRKPAAAPAEPAPAPLPPPPARTPVAPKPAPKPVPKPVSDDEFGAGLDL, encoded by the coding sequence ATGAAATCTCACCGCGTCGGGGACGGGGAGCGCATCCTCGCCGTCTTCATCGATTTCGAGAACCTCGCCCTCGGGTTCGGCAACCGGCGGGACCGGTTCAACATCGAGAAGGTGCTCGAACGGCTCGTCGAAAAAGGCAAGATCGTCGCCAAGAAGGCTTACGCCGACTGGAGCCGGTTCGGCTTTTTCACGTCCGAACTCCACGAGTCCGCCGTCGAACTCATCGAAATCCCCAAGCGGGTGATGACCGGGAAAAACTCGGCCGACATCCGCATGTGCGTGGACGCGATGGACCTCGCCTACTCCAAGGACCACATCGACACGTTCGTCGTCGTGTCCGGGGATAGCGACTTCTCGCCGCTCGTGTCGAAGTTAAAAGAACTCGGCAAGCACGTCATCGGGCTGGGCCTGGCGGACTCCACCTCGAACCTGCTCCGCGACAACTGCGACGAGTTCATTTACTACGAAGACCTCGACCGCGCCCCGATCACCCCGCTGGCCGAGAACGTCGCCATCCCGGAGACCAAGCGGAAGGCGTTCGCGCTCATGCTCGACTCGCTCCTGGCCCTCCGCCGCGAGAACAAGGAAGTCATCTTCTCGTCGATGGTCAAGGACACGATGAAGCGGAAGAAGCCGTCGTTCAACGAGGAATACCACGGCTACCGGACGTTCAGCGAACTGCTGGAAGACGCCCAGCGGTTCGGCATCCTCGAACTGGAGCGGCACAAGAACAGCGGAACCTACGTCGTCACCCGGTTCGAGTCCGAACCCAAGACGGGCACCGGGTCGGGCGTCCTCGCGCCGGCCGCGCGGGTGCCGCTGGCGCTGCCCGGTCCGGTCAAGCCGGCCGTCGTCGCGCCGGCTCCGCGGCCGCCACTCGCGATCACGCCCCCGACCCGCCCGGTCGCCCCGCCCCCTGCTCCGCCGGCCAAAACGCCGGCCGCGAACGGCTCGCGCGAGCGGCCGGCGGTGGAACCCCGGGGGACGAGACCGGCCGCGCGACCGGCTGCGCGCCAGCCCGAACCGCTGGCCAGCGAGCCCCCACCCCCGCCGCGCAAGGTCGTCACCCTGCCGTCGCGGCCGATTCCCGTTCCCGTTCCGCCCCCCGTCGAAGTCGAGGAAGAGGACGACGAGGATCGCGTCCCGCTCGGCCGGGCGCTGATCGACGAACTGGACGAAGACGACTTTGACGACATCCCGTCGTACATGTCGCGGAAGCCCGCTCCGGCGAGTTCGACGAAGATCCCGCCCGTCGTCGGCACCAAACCGGCTCCCAAGCAGGCCCCGGTCAAGCCGGCATCGGCGAAACCAGCCGCGTCGCCGGCACGGGGCGCGAAGCCCGCGAAAGCCCCGGCCGCGTCGGGCGAGCGTGCCAAGACGCCGCGCAAGACGGCGGCGGGCGAGCCGCCCGCGAAGGCGGCCAAACCAATCCGCGCGCAAGAGCCGAAGCCGCAGCGCAAACCGGCAGCGGCACCGGCCGAACCAGCCCCCGCGCCGCTGCCCCCGCCGCCCGCTCGCACGCCGGTGGCGCCCAAACCCGCACCCAAGCCGGTGCCGAAGCCAGTGTCCGACGACGAGTTCGGCGCCGGGCTCGATCTGTAA
- a CDS encoding IS630 family transposase, with amino-acid sequence MAITLPDARQLSDEVLDALRLRALRGCELGFTEADVADLLGVSRETVCRWWSAYAAGGVNALPGDRPGRPLGSGRLLSDDHAAVVQQLVRTTVPDDHGIAAPLWTRRAVRELIQQVCGVDLAIRTVGLYLQRWGFAPKRPARRSRDQDPDEVAEWLDEIYPAIAARAADEGAEIHWCDEVGVAADEVPARGYAPEGQPPILDVSGPHVRANQISTITNDGTIRFMTYTQTMTAALFLVFLDRLLRSTTGKLFLIVDRLSAHQTPAVLTWVEAHQDRIEVFLLPRYAPERNPVEYLNHDLKGQVNASGLPHTTSEVRSRIQTFMRKLLHLPEHVMSYFQHPCAQYASAINV; translated from the coding sequence ATGGCCATCACATTACCGGACGCCCGTCAGCTGTCGGATGAGGTCCTCGACGCCCTTCGCCTGCGGGCGCTGCGGGGGTGCGAGTTGGGATTCACGGAAGCCGACGTGGCCGACCTCCTGGGCGTCTCCCGGGAGACCGTCTGCCGGTGGTGGTCGGCGTATGCGGCGGGTGGGGTGAACGCCCTCCCCGGGGATCGCCCCGGCCGTCCACTCGGGTCCGGCCGCCTCCTGTCCGACGACCACGCCGCGGTCGTCCAACAACTCGTCCGGACGACGGTCCCGGACGACCACGGGATTGCGGCCCCGCTCTGGACCCGCCGGGCGGTCCGGGAGCTGATCCAACAGGTGTGCGGGGTCGACCTCGCAATCCGGACGGTCGGCCTGTACCTCCAGCGGTGGGGATTCGCACCGAAGCGGCCGGCCCGTCGGTCCCGGGACCAAGACCCGGACGAGGTGGCCGAGTGGTTAGACGAAATTTACCCGGCGATCGCCGCCCGGGCGGCCGACGAAGGAGCCGAGATCCACTGGTGCGACGAAGTCGGAGTGGCGGCCGACGAGGTCCCGGCCCGGGGGTATGCTCCGGAAGGCCAACCGCCCATCCTCGACGTCTCCGGCCCACACGTCCGGGCGAACCAGATCTCGACCATCACGAACGACGGGACCATCCGGTTCATGACGTACACCCAAACCATGACGGCCGCCCTGTTCCTGGTCTTCTTGGACCGACTCCTGCGAAGTACGACGGGGAAACTGTTCCTCATCGTCGACCGGTTGTCGGCCCACCAGACACCCGCCGTTCTCACCTGGGTGGAAGCCCACCAGGACCGGATCGAGGTCTTCCTGTTGCCCCGGTACGCCCCCGAGCGGAACCCGGTCGAGTACCTAAACCACGACCTGAAAGGGCAGGTCAACGCGTCCGGGTTGCCGCACACGACGTCCGAGGTGCGGTCCCGGATTCAGACGTTTATGCGGAAGTTGCTCCACCTCCCCGAGCATGTCATGAGCTATTTCCAGCATCCATGTGCGCAATATGCATCCGCCATCAATGTGTGA
- a CDS encoding ThuA domain-containing protein: MSRSTFWAPMIAAFAALSAVVAGLAPVDRARADDDADKPIRALLVLGGCCHDYAKQKDAIAAGVSKRANVQWAIAYDKDTGTKHLNPVYDHADWYKGYDVIVHDECSADVKDPETVDNVLKPHKAGIPGVVLHCGMHSYRSEGFPKTTPWFDFTGLATTGHGAQLPIAVTYVDKESPITKGLEDWRTVNEELYNNAAGKLLDTAKPIARGQQTSKSKDGKESTAECVVAWTNLYQGKTKVFATTLGHNTGTVADARYLDLLTRGLLWSVGKLDDAHLKPAKQVYIDGSAPAK; this comes from the coding sequence ATGAGTCGTTCCACGTTCTGGGCCCCCATGATCGCGGCGTTCGCCGCCCTGTCCGCCGTCGTGGCCGGCCTCGCGCCGGTCGACCGCGCCCGCGCCGACGACGACGCGGACAAGCCGATCCGCGCACTGCTCGTACTCGGCGGCTGCTGCCACGATTACGCGAAGCAAAAGGACGCCATCGCCGCGGGCGTCTCCAAACGCGCGAACGTCCAGTGGGCGATCGCCTACGACAAGGACACGGGGACCAAGCACCTCAACCCGGTCTACGACCACGCCGACTGGTACAAGGGGTACGACGTCATCGTCCACGACGAGTGCTCGGCCGACGTGAAAGACCCCGAAACGGTCGACAACGTCCTCAAGCCGCACAAGGCCGGCATCCCCGGCGTGGTCCTCCACTGCGGCATGCACTCGTACCGCAGCGAGGGATTTCCGAAAACCACCCCGTGGTTCGACTTCACCGGCCTGGCCACCACCGGGCACGGCGCCCAGCTGCCGATCGCGGTGACGTACGTCGACAAGGAGAGCCCGATCACCAAGGGCCTGGAAGACTGGCGGACGGTCAACGAGGAGCTTTACAACAACGCCGCCGGCAAACTGCTCGACACCGCCAAGCCGATCGCCCGCGGCCAACAGACGAGCAAGAGTAAAGACGGCAAGGAATCGACCGCCGAATGCGTGGTCGCGTGGACGAACCTGTACCAGGGCAAGACGAAGGTGTTCGCGACGACGCTCGGCCACAACACCGGCACCGTCGCCGACGCCCGGTACCTCGACCTCCTGACCCGTGGCCTCCTGTGGTCGGTCGGCAAACTGGACGACGCCCACCTGAAGCCGGCTAAACAGGTCTACATCGACGGATCGGCCCCGGCGAAGTAA
- a CDS encoding Gfo/Idh/MocA family oxidoreductase codes for MRHRPKEPALNRVLPWLAAEQPELFNAYQRMQNENVEAVLQKVKYVASFIGRSPGKALFVGLYAVDGWSARPTDELHSTPPFAELIKRGMTVDVTRPTHLLFDLTVVPDFYPEWKGRLIIKWPPPERSWWRRAHNKDEMTVLAIREDSALDAAMPPWNEIVMTWDDLGIMPNRWKAAMHEWRGVYYIFDTSDGKGYVGSASGADNLLGRWEGYAASGHGGNVLKRPGRNDSTRERQTALTTTDAPNATGRPAASRTSSCRKAPPVTIRTSSILLALFGALLTCPLLAAADPAVPIKVGVIGLDNYQAVAFTELFHAPKPAENLAGIRVVAAFPAGSPDIEESVRELPKWTDGIKKLGVEIVGSPAEVLKRVDAVMVMSVDGRAHLEQLKAVLKTGKPVYVGRPLAASLADAVEIFRLAREYKTPIFSCSQHRFSPGFIGMRNHEEVGDVMGCDVYGGCPREPHHPDLFWHGVHGVETLYTIMGPGCVSVTRAATDTADVVTGVWKDGRVGTYRAIRKGAVKYSAVVFGSKGVAPAGIYGYAAPINGVVPKGRYMGYEATAVEIARFFKTRTPPVSAEETTELFAFLEAAEESKRLDGAPVKLEAVLARAGKK; via the coding sequence ATGAGGCATCGACCGAAAGAGCCGGCTCTCAACCGGGTTCTCCCGTGGCTAGCCGCAGAACAGCCCGAACTGTTCAACGCCTACCAGCGGATGCAAAACGAGAATGTCGAGGCAGTGTTACAGAAAGTGAAGTACGTGGCATCGTTCATTGGCCGGTCGCCGGGCAAAGCATTGTTCGTCGGGCTGTACGCTGTAGACGGGTGGTCCGCGAGACCGACCGACGAACTCCACAGCACGCCGCCGTTCGCCGAACTGATCAAACGGGGAATGACGGTCGATGTCACGCGTCCAACGCATCTCCTATTCGACCTGACGGTCGTGCCCGACTTCTACCCTGAATGGAAAGGGCGACTCATCATAAAGTGGCCGCCCCCGGAACGGTCCTGGTGGCGTCGTGCCCACAACAAGGACGAAATGACTGTGCTGGCCATCCGCGAAGACAGTGCCTTGGACGCGGCAATGCCTCCCTGGAATGAAATCGTTATGACATGGGACGATCTGGGGATCATGCCGAACCGTTGGAAAGCGGCCATGCACGAATGGCGGGGTGTCTACTACATCTTCGACACGTCGGACGGTAAAGGGTACGTCGGGTCCGCGTCGGGCGCGGACAACTTGCTTGGCCGGTGGGAAGGGTACGCGGCGAGCGGTCATGGTGGGAACGTCTTGAAACGTCCTGGAAGAAACGACTCCACACGCGAGCGCCAAACGGCCTTAACGACAACTGATGCCCCTAACGCGACCGGACGACCCGCCGCCAGCCGCACATCCTCTTGCCGAAAGGCCCCACCCGTGACGATTCGCACGTCGAGCATCCTCCTCGCCCTCTTCGGGGCGCTCCTGACCTGCCCGCTGCTGGCCGCCGCCGACCCGGCTGTGCCGATCAAGGTCGGCGTGATCGGCCTCGACAACTACCAGGCGGTCGCGTTTACGGAGCTGTTCCACGCGCCCAAGCCGGCTGAAAACCTGGCCGGCATTCGGGTGGTGGCGGCGTTTCCCGCCGGCAGCCCGGACATCGAGGAGAGCGTCCGCGAACTGCCGAAGTGGACGGACGGCATCAAGAAACTCGGCGTCGAGATCGTCGGCTCGCCGGCCGAGGTACTCAAGCGGGTCGACGCGGTCATGGTGATGAGCGTCGACGGCCGGGCTCACCTGGAACAGCTCAAGGCGGTACTCAAGACCGGGAAGCCGGTCTACGTCGGCCGCCCGCTCGCCGCCTCGCTGGCCGACGCGGTCGAGATCTTTCGCCTCGCGCGGGAATACAAGACGCCGATCTTTTCGTGTTCGCAGCACCGGTTCAGCCCGGGCTTCATCGGCATGCGGAACCACGAAGAAGTCGGCGACGTGATGGGCTGCGACGTGTACGGCGGGTGCCCGCGGGAGCCGCACCACCCGGACCTGTTCTGGCACGGCGTCCACGGCGTCGAGACGCTGTACACGATCATGGGTCCGGGGTGCGTGTCGGTGACGCGGGCGGCCACGGACACCGCCGACGTGGTCACCGGCGTCTGGAAGGACGGCCGCGTCGGGACGTACCGGGCCATCCGCAAGGGGGCGGTGAAGTACAGCGCCGTGGTCTTCGGCAGCAAGGGCGTCGCCCCGGCGGGGATTTATGGATACGCGGCCCCGATCAACGGGGTGGTGCCGAAGGGCCGGTACATGGGCTACGAGGCGACAGCCGTCGAGATCGCCCGGTTCTTCAAGACCCGCACCCCGCCGGTGTCGGCCGAGGAGACGACCGAGTTGTTCGCGTTCCTGGAAGCCGCGGAAGAAAGCAAGCGACTCGACGGCGCTCCGGTGAAACTGGAAGCGGTGCTGGCCCGGGCCGGCAAGAAGTAG
- a CDS encoding type II toxin-antitoxin system VapC family toxin, producing MSLFVLDTDILTLYYHGDQSVVRRVNSRPASELAISVMTVDEQLTGWYTLTRQARKPEQTARAYAQLGEAVVRLARWSILPYTEAAIARVANFKSLRLNVGLMDLRIAAIALENNAIVVTRNGRDFGRVPGLSIEDWSV from the coding sequence ATGAGCCTCTTTGTCCTCGACACCGACATCCTCACCCTTTACTACCATGGCGACCAGTCCGTGGTACGGCGTGTCAATTCCCGGCCAGCCTCGGAGTTAGCCATCTCGGTGATGACCGTCGACGAACAGCTCACGGGCTGGTATACGCTCACGCGACAAGCCCGCAAACCCGAACAAACGGCCCGCGCCTACGCGCAGCTCGGCGAAGCGGTCGTGCGTTTGGCCCGTTGGTCCATCCTTCCCTATACCGAAGCAGCAATCGCGCGGGTTGCGAACTTCAAGAGCCTCCGGCTCAATGTTGGTCTCATGGATTTGCGCATCGCAGCCATAGCTCTGGAAAATAACGCAATCGTCGTCACGCGGAACGGTCGCGATTTCGGCCGAGTTCCCGGCCTGAGCATTGAAGATTGGTCGGTTTAA